Proteins from a genomic interval of Paenibacillus sp. FSL R5-0623:
- a CDS encoding M20 family metallopeptidase encodes MTSNKSQILTVIDQYASRFKAISSYIGANPELGNEEYLASARLKEELVYHGFTVEAPILGLETAFIGTYSAAKPGPTIALLCEYDALPEIGHACGHHLICMMSLGAAVGLRSVLDEVGGTIKVFGTPAEETRGAKVPMAEAGLFDDCDVALMAHPYYAYEKSGSSLAIDAVQFEFHGRSSHAAASPHEGINALDAVIQTFNGINAFRQQVKSTVRIHGVINNGGQAANIIPDYASAQFYVRAATRKELNILTERVIQIAEGSALQTGCKLVTSNYETSYDEMVTNEAFSAAFSQNLMELGIPQEEIVSGNDHGSMDIGNVSLKCPAIHPYIRVVDEVHTLHSIAFRDLALQERALDGMILGAKALATTAYDVLSQPELLQTIRTEFEQAIR; translated from the coding sequence ATGACATCTAACAAATCACAGATCCTGACGGTTATTGATCAATATGCTTCCCGTTTTAAAGCCATTTCATCATATATCGGTGCCAACCCTGAACTGGGAAATGAAGAGTATCTCGCTTCTGCCCGTTTGAAAGAAGAACTGGTCTATCACGGGTTCACTGTAGAGGCTCCAATCCTTGGACTGGAGACAGCCTTTATCGGAACCTATTCAGCCGCCAAACCCGGCCCTACCATTGCATTATTGTGTGAATATGACGCCTTGCCTGAGATCGGTCATGCTTGTGGTCACCATCTGATCTGTATGATGAGTCTTGGGGCTGCTGTAGGGCTGAGATCCGTTCTGGATGAAGTAGGCGGAACAATTAAAGTGTTTGGTACACCCGCTGAAGAGACACGTGGTGCCAAAGTTCCGATGGCAGAAGCAGGTTTGTTCGATGACTGTGATGTCGCTCTCATGGCGCATCCATATTATGCCTACGAAAAGTCAGGCAGCTCGCTGGCTATTGATGCAGTACAATTTGAATTCCATGGCCGATCTTCACATGCTGCTGCAAGTCCACACGAAGGTATTAATGCTCTTGATGCCGTCATTCAAACGTTCAACGGAATCAATGCATTCAGGCAACAAGTGAAAAGCACCGTTCGGATTCATGGTGTGATCAACAACGGAGGTCAGGCAGCTAATATCATTCCTGACTATGCTTCTGCGCAATTTTATGTACGGGCAGCAACTCGCAAAGAACTGAATATCCTCACAGAACGTGTGATTCAGATCGCTGAAGGTTCTGCTCTCCAGACAGGATGCAAGCTGGTGACATCCAACTATGAAACGTCCTATGACGAGATGGTTACCAATGAAGCATTCTCAGCAGCGTTTAGTCAAAATCTGATGGAACTTGGTATCCCGCAAGAAGAGATAGTGAGTGGTAATGATCACGGCTCTATGGACATCGGTAATGTTTCCCTGAAATGTCCTGCAATCCATCCCTACATTCGTGTTGTGGATGAGGTTCATACCCTGCACTCCATAGCCTTCCGTGACCTTGCACTTCAGGAACGCGCGCTGGATGGCATGATTCTGGGAGCAAAGGCACTTGCTACAACAGCCTATGACGTACTGAGCCAGCCAGAGCTGCTTCAAACCATCCGCACGGAGTTTGAGCAAGCTATTCGCTAA
- a CDS encoding alpha-glycosidase, producing MLLEAMYHVPRDKWAYAYNSSTIHLRVRTKRNDVQYVTALTGDKYDWNGTYKEIQLEKAASDNMFDYWEAAVKPQFKRLTYIFRITAGSEDVFLADNGIHYETPYPTGGYYEFSYIHEIDVFKVPEWAKEAVFYQIMTERFANGDPKLNPKETHDWGGKPELDNYFGGDLQGVLDHLYDLTELGVNAIYFTPLFQANSYHKYDTIDYKKVDPHFGDNALLKQLTEECHRLGIRVMLDAVFNHCSEDFPPFQDVLQNGKNSKYADWFHINEYPVQIKDGIPTYDTFGFYGNMPKFNTANPEVKAYLLDVAEYWIKEIKLDGWRLDVANEVDNHFWRDFRKVVKAANPEAYIVGEVWSDSLTWLMGDQFDSVMNYPFADKVLQFFCGSMDGYNFANEMGSLIMRYPQQTNEVIFNMLCSHDTPRLLTRLGKDKRRLKLSVVFLFTYIGTPCIFYGDEVGISGDADPDCRKCMEWDPAKQDRELYDFYRLMIDLRKSNEALRKGRFRFLKADHNDPCIVYERVDDNLHFTVWMNNTPQDRTLSHPMETKDWKDALTEEPVFPADGMMNIKLDPYGYRILYRQLDPTTIQHG from the coding sequence ATGTTGCTCGAAGCCATGTATCATGTTCCTCGTGACAAGTGGGCTTATGCCTATAATTCGTCTACCATACATCTGCGCGTACGAACCAAACGTAATGATGTGCAATACGTGACTGCACTGACCGGAGATAAGTACGATTGGAATGGAACGTACAAGGAAATCCAATTGGAGAAGGCTGCTTCGGATAACATGTTTGATTATTGGGAGGCTGCCGTTAAGCCACAATTCAAACGTCTCACCTATATATTTCGGATAACTGCCGGTTCAGAAGATGTTTTTCTAGCGGATAATGGAATTCATTATGAGACCCCCTATCCAACTGGAGGGTATTATGAGTTCTCGTATATACATGAAATTGATGTGTTTAAGGTGCCCGAGTGGGCCAAGGAAGCCGTCTTTTATCAGATCATGACGGAACGGTTTGCTAATGGAGATCCCAAGCTGAATCCAAAAGAAACCCATGACTGGGGTGGCAAACCTGAGTTGGACAATTATTTTGGTGGAGATCTGCAAGGTGTGCTGGATCATCTGTATGACTTAACTGAACTTGGCGTGAACGCCATTTACTTTACCCCGTTATTCCAGGCCAATTCCTACCACAAATACGACACGATTGATTATAAAAAAGTCGACCCCCATTTCGGTGATAATGCCCTGCTTAAACAATTGACAGAAGAATGTCATCGCCTGGGTATACGTGTCATGCTTGACGCGGTGTTTAACCATTGCAGCGAAGACTTCCCTCCTTTTCAAGACGTTCTTCAGAATGGAAAAAACTCTAAGTATGCCGACTGGTTCCACATCAATGAATATCCGGTTCAGATCAAGGATGGTATACCAACCTACGATACATTTGGGTTCTATGGCAACATGCCCAAGTTCAATACAGCCAACCCTGAGGTTAAGGCATATCTACTCGATGTAGCTGAGTACTGGATCAAGGAAATTAAGCTGGATGGGTGGCGTCTGGATGTAGCAAATGAGGTGGACAACCATTTCTGGCGTGATTTTCGCAAGGTTGTTAAGGCAGCGAATCCGGAAGCCTATATTGTTGGTGAAGTCTGGAGCGACTCCCTGACATGGCTCATGGGGGATCAATTCGATTCCGTCATGAATTATCCATTTGCCGACAAAGTGCTTCAGTTCTTCTGCGGTTCAATGGATGGATATAACTTTGCCAACGAGATGGGTTCACTGATTATGCGCTATCCGCAACAAACCAATGAAGTGATCTTTAATATGCTGTGCAGCCACGATACCCCACGATTGCTTACAAGGTTAGGAAAAGACAAACGCCGTTTAAAATTGTCGGTTGTATTTCTTTTCACCTATATCGGCACACCTTGTATTTTCTACGGCGATGAGGTGGGAATTAGTGGTGATGCTGACCCGGATTGTCGAAAATGTATGGAATGGGACCCGGCCAAGCAAGACAGAGAATTGTATGATTTCTATCGTCTGATGATCGATTTACGCAAAAGTAATGAAGCCCTGCGCAAAGGACGCTTCCGATTCCTCAAGGCTGATCACAATGATCCCTGTATCGTGTACGAGCGTGTGGATGACAACCTTCACTTTACCGTATGGATGAACAATACACCTCAAGATCGAACGCTTTCTCATCCTATGGAAACAAAAGACTGGAAAGATGCATTAACTGAAGAGCCTGTGTTTCCAGCCGATGGAATGATGAATATTAAGCTTGACCCCTATGGGTACCGCATTTTGTATAGACAGCTTGATCCGACAACCATCCAACACGGCTGA
- a CDS encoding ABC transporter substrate-binding protein/permease: MKLISRYTIMLLTFVILLTTAVPVAFASGTSDNSSSKKLVLGTSADFAPYEFHKVINGKDEIVGFDIEIAKEIAKDLGAELVIEDMGFDGLLPSLQSGRVDLVISGMTPTDERKKSIDFSDTYYKSKQVIMARNVDKDKYPTMAELENAKIGVQKGSIQETIGQSIPGAKLTALDKISDIVLQLQTKRIDAAIVEDTVAAGYLDDIIGLAAAVPDEEQAEAAIGIRKGNTELLAAVNGTLERLKSEDKINQMVTDASLLMADKANKSQNIFQVFWEYKSFYATGVGYTLLLSALGVIFGVIIGLIICLFRLHDAAILRWIGTAYVEVIRGTPMLVQLMIIYYGFSLSFGINFTALQAGIITLSINSGAYLAEIFRAGIQGVDRGQLEAARSLGMGRGDAMRYIILPQAFKAVLPAIGNEFITIIKESSIISVIGMVDIMYQASVVKNITYQGLSPFLIAAAIYFVLTFILSKLLGRLERKLSASDRR; the protein is encoded by the coding sequence TTGAAATTAATAAGTCGTTACACCATAATGCTGTTGACCTTTGTTATTCTGCTGACGACTGCCGTTCCTGTGGCATTTGCAAGTGGGACTTCAGACAATTCAAGCAGTAAAAAGCTGGTGCTCGGTACAAGTGCCGATTTTGCACCCTATGAATTCCATAAAGTGATTAATGGCAAAGATGAAATCGTCGGTTTTGATATTGAGATCGCCAAAGAGATTGCCAAAGATCTTGGCGCTGAGCTTGTGATTGAGGATATGGGCTTCGACGGTCTTCTGCCTTCATTGCAGAGCGGGCGTGTTGATCTGGTAATTTCAGGTATGACCCCGACAGATGAGCGGAAGAAAAGTATCGATTTTTCCGACACCTATTATAAATCAAAACAAGTGATTATGGCTCGCAATGTGGATAAAGACAAATATCCAACCATGGCAGAACTTGAAAATGCGAAAATTGGCGTTCAGAAAGGCTCCATTCAGGAAACGATCGGACAGAGTATTCCAGGAGCGAAGCTTACTGCGCTTGATAAAATCTCGGATATCGTGCTTCAACTGCAAACAAAACGCATTGACGCGGCAATCGTTGAAGATACCGTTGCTGCAGGTTATCTGGACGATATCATTGGACTTGCTGCTGCTGTTCCGGACGAAGAGCAAGCAGAAGCGGCAATCGGGATTCGCAAAGGTAATACCGAGCTGCTAGCTGCAGTAAATGGAACACTGGAGCGATTGAAAAGTGAAGATAAAATCAATCAGATGGTGACGGACGCCAGCCTCTTGATGGCGGATAAAGCGAACAAATCGCAAAATATTTTCCAAGTATTCTGGGAATATAAAAGTTTCTATGCTACAGGTGTAGGATACACACTTCTGTTGTCTGCACTTGGGGTTATCTTCGGGGTAATTATTGGATTGATCATCTGTTTGTTCCGTTTGCATGACGCTGCAATCTTGCGCTGGATCGGTACTGCTTACGTTGAAGTGATCCGTGGCACACCGATGCTGGTACAATTGATGATTATTTACTATGGTTTTTCCCTGAGCTTTGGCATTAACTTCACTGCACTTCAGGCAGGTATCATTACACTTTCAATCAATAGTGGTGCCTATCTGGCGGAGATTTTCCGTGCGGGTATTCAAGGTGTAGATCGTGGTCAGTTGGAGGCAGCTCGTTCCCTAGGTATGGGAAGAGGCGATGCGATGCGTTATATCATATTGCCACAGGCATTCAAAGCTGTATTACCGGCGATCGGTAATGAATTCATAACCATCATCAAGGAATCCTCCATTATCTCAGTTATCGGTATGGTGGACATTATGTATCAGGCAAGTGTGGTCAAAAACATTACGTATCAAGGCTTGAGTCCATTTTTGATTGCAGCAGCCATCTACTTTGTATTAACGTTTATTTTGTCCAAGCTGCTTGGACGACTGGAAAGGAAGTTGAGTGCAAGTGATAGACGTTAG